DNA sequence from the Labrus bergylta chromosome 13, fLabBer1.1, whole genome shotgun sequence genome:
TACAATGTTGTAACAATCGCAATCATTGTATTtgtgcacatgtacacaccCATGAATGCACAACATACGGGATTATTTATTAACACCACCCTCTGTGTTTTGTCCCTCAATTTTAGACACAGACGAGCTCCAATGTAATGACATGGACAATGAAATATTTCACCAACTTGAAGGTGAAGCGTTTTATTTCCTGCCTTATGTTCTAATGGACGGAAATATCCCAGATGAAAACATCACATGGCACAAAAATAACTCAGAGGAAATCTCAAACAACGAGGACAGAATGGTGCATTACCACGGAGGGGCTCTCTTTTTCCTAAACCTTCAAATCGAGGACTCTGGATTTTACACTGCCCAGTAAGTAAACTCAACTTCAGTTAAGAATGAATTTCATGTGATGCTCTGATCATGAGAAGTGCTGCTGTAAACAAAGTGCCTGAGAGaacttctgcttctttttcagGCATAGAACCAGCTCGGGAGAGTGTTTAAACTATCACTTAGAACTCGTGGTCTTCGACAAAAGCCATGCAAACACAGAAGTCCTCTTTCATACAGTCAGCGGAGGTTCCAAAAACAGAAAGATCCCGTGTCCAGATAACGTCAAAGAGACGTGTAGTGTATTCGGAGGAAAACTCTTGTGGGAGAAGGTATGAACACTTTGATTAACAGTTTTAACGTTTCAAGGGAGACGGGGGATGTAGCGATTGAATCAATTTACCATACAATATGTATCAAGATACTGGGTTAATGATACGAATTCAGTAcgattttcaaaatgtttataaagAAATTAAGTTAAACTATTAGTTTTTTTCAATTCTCTCACTATGAAAATGCACAATAgtcttgttcttgtttgtctttttaagcgttactttttaatgttgaggtttaagggatacttcacctgttgaaacatgaatctgtattgacatttggtcatatatgtagtagaaatgtgaaatacattttgaagttggtgccttcttgactgagaaaaggcagaaagtgactttttggctcatgtggatgaaagacaacaactcccagaatgcacaccTCCGCCCAAACTCGAGCCGGCCCTGTTTCCTCGCCCAAagcgccgccgacaggcaggtcTTGTGCCTCGGCTGCTGCCTCCTGTTCCTCCATCAGCCTCAACTGCTTGCCGCTGTATTGTGGTGTGTAGAGATAGCAACAAACATCCGAttcgagcacaagaccttcaaaatacttaaaataaacaaagggTTTTAGGTGCAGTCGAAGTTTCTgacattagagcacagagagcTTTTAAAAAGACGCTGATCTCCACAGCTGACTTTAGTGTCACCTCAgttttaatttcatgtttattGAAAAAGCGGGTCATAAAAATGGTCTCCAACATGTTCATTATAAGCCTAAACACAAATGCACGCAGCAATCTCTTGTACTAGTTAGGGTGAGGTGGTTTTCACATTTGCTTCCCAGCGTAATATTTAGTTTCTCGAGCCTCGCAACCCAGCACTGTTTTACATGGTACGACATGTTGGTTCTGCTTTTTCTGTCATTCATTAGTCTTTGCCATGTTTGCACACTGTTCTCTTTGCTTGTACAGCAAATACCTAATACTTTTGCCCGGTGGGTCGGCggcccgttttttttttgttcgttgATATGGTGGTTTTTGGGTGGAGTGGTGACTAATTTGCCCATACAGATAGAAGGATTACCGAGGGCTGAGGCCCACCCTCCAAACATTGGGCCCTCTGCTCTCAATCAATCAAAGAAACAGCCATGTCTCCGCCTGTCAGGTCTTTTTAGCtgaacaaacttttttttggttttcctgACACTGATTGGCCAAAGGTCAATAAAGCAGGTCGATGAGGGCCGAGGCCCACCCCTCCTCGTTGTGCCCCTCGGCTGTCGGAGAGCTGCGAACTGTTCatgattattgttatttatacGGTCCGCGGCAATAAACAGGCTGTGCCCAAACCCAAAACACCTGAGTCTTCCTATGTGATCCTAGAACCTCCTTACACACTGATTATGTCTCACCTCAGGATCTGGTCAAGGTTCCTCTTTGTTCAGCCACCCCTGATCACCAGGGAGTCAGCCAGGAGTGAGTGGGTTAACTGGTCCACTTGTCCAAAGCACTTAacacagtaataaaaaaactagcTGTAGGGATGTAAGTAACTGTTAAACCAcactaaattaataaaacaataacatatATGTATTAAGACATTTACTAAGTGATTCTTTTTCTACTTTCTCTCTCCAGAAAAGGGTTAGGGAAATGACAGTTCATGAAGTTTTTGACAatgattcttctttttctgagaAACACCTACGTTAATCTTTTGTTCCCTCTTATATTTGTTCATACATTGGTGTGTACGGTTGACTGAGCACTTCATTTTTCCACGTAAGAAGGAGTACCTCGTAACATACTCCTTCCTCTGAACTTCAGGGGAAAATATGTTTCCATATAATTTTGAATAAAGGAAGTGATAAGCAAACAGAAATGGAGCGTAGCACaagttcaggcaggccacagagtcACGCTCTGTTATCAGAGTTTCGGTAACAGCTTATCTCACGCAAGCCGTGTCAGCTGATGGCCAcctgatttgcttcaaagcgtcctattggccaaatagtacaTATGCCGCattatttaaactgctctagcctGCCTACTCTTTGCTACTCCCTCTGCAAGCCTCATTTGCAAACGCATTTGCGTGCCTCCTcctccccagctcctccttttctgctattctgacttaatcaatgtcatgcttGTCATGTTGGGATTTTCTGCTCATCTCCCTGCCTCAGagctttccttgtatgcatGGGAAGGGCAAAttgtgtgctgttcctgcctaatgGTTTCCACCTAAGCGTGTGGAAGGGCAGGGAGATCCCTCCCAGAGACATACCGCCAAATTTAAATAATTGCGTCAAAGTATCCttcttgacaaagtggtcctgactgaacaTCAGTTTAGAGGGGTAAGCTCTCTGACATGTAAACCGACAGCTCTGTTTAGAGGAACATGAACTAAAAGGAGCATGAAGGTatctaaatgtttaaatgcCCTAACACTCTCCATCTTCTATCCTGATTCTACATTGCATAAGGCTAAcctctttcccttttcttttccttccctACATTTGTGGCCCCTCCTGCCTGCGATCAAGGACTCCAATATTTTCCCAGACGAACATGACGCTCAGCTGTGGATTATGGACGTTGACAAAAGTCAAGAGGGCATCTACACGTGTGTTTGTACCTGGAAACATCATGAGAAGGAGTACAAGACGTCCGGCTCCAGAAAGCTAGAAGTTGAAGGTGAGACGTTTTTATTTAACGTATTTACAAGTCAGGGGAATGGCAATTTAACAGAGCAGGAGGGCAGTTTTTTGGTTAGCTTACCTGCTAGATGATGACTCACTGACCCAAATAATACATGTGTTAAACATCATTACCCTCTTCAGTAGGCCCAAGAAAGAGTCGGTTCAAAGAACTGAGTTAGTGGCGGTTGGCTGCCCGCCAACCGCCACTAACCGGGGCTGTAGCTCCAGTTAATGGTACGCTCTCCTCGCTCTACCAcccaggatgtaaacaagcacagtgagcAGATAGCATCTCGCAGAAGAATTGTGGTTAGGCAGTATTTTCTTTCCTGTAGTTATCTGTTGAGGAGAATCAGATGGCTTAAGTTGAAGAAGTTTATATAATACTCGTGAGGAGAAATTAATTAACAGCACACGTGTGGTACAGTGTCTTGCCAAGCCAGTTCTGCCCGACCATCTATAGGCTTTGTATTTATCCTAAAGATAATACTAAAGTCGAAGAGCTGCTACTCCATTGTATCAAAAGGagtcagttgaggtggttcgggGTTGGggttttttcttaaaaataaatgacatttatTCATGTGAATGAGTTAATGTTCATATAATaatctgtttgatttccttATATTAACAATAATGCAGAACACGCTTCTTGGGCGAGGGTGCACTCTGCGGCAGTCAGTGTGTTACAGTAATTGTAAAGCCTGTAAAGgcttacttacttacttttgATGTGCTTTGTTAAGTTACTGCACACACTATTGAAACCATTGTCAATAAATGCTTACCCCTCAAACACTTGAAGTCTGCTTTGTTTGTCTTCTTGCACCCCTTTAAATGGTTGGATGAACGGAAAAAGCAAAAATGGTGTTGGATGTTTTCTGCTTTgagattagatttttttcaaatgtaggGGCTGGTGTTATGTGGAAAACACAAGACCTGCATACATGATCAGCTTGGAAAACACTTTCTCCccataaacaaatacatttgaaaagatACCTTTTCGACACTTAGTGGTCTCATTAACTTTCAAATATCTTCTAACTCATAAGAGACGACAACGCTGTTCAGGATAACGTgacatctttaaacttttttgcaCATCATGCTGTCGTGCTACAGTGACATGGTTGAAAAGTTGACATCAGGTTTTCTAAATGTTAAGAATTTTTCCTTCTTTACATGATTCACCCAATAGCATCAATAACAacgtatttattttaaagcagcTATGACCAACCTTCATTTAATGTGGATTAATGCATCTCcagtgaaaataaagaaaatcaattaCAAGGACAAAGGCGAAGGTTGATTACTTGATCCTGGAGAGCATAAATGGGGGTTTCCAAATCCCAAACATTCCTATCAAGATTAAACCTTTTTAACAACCTGGCCTTGGTGCTGTCCTTGGCTTTTTATACAGACCCACTCTGTATCCTAAAGCGTCTGTATGACATGCAACCAGCttgttaacttgttttttgCGATGTTAGACACTCAGACCAACTGACCTGGGTAATATAACTGTAGGACCAATGAAGTCCATTGGGGGTTGTAGTGGGAGCTGATGTGGATgggtcaaaaaacaaacagaaaattatACTCAAGTGTCCTAGGAACTTTCACTTGTGAAACCAGAAAgtcttttttaatatttcaaacaCAGATGAAGTTTTCACTAAACTTACCCTAACCAACAGACTGTTTTATGTAAAACATTACTTACCAACACTACAATGTGAGCAACTGTTGGGATAAAAACCCATTGGAATTTTCTGAAGGAGATTCAGATGCCATCACCGTCTAATCCTTATTGTTGTCAAGCTTGAGGGTTAAAAAACTTGTCCACATATTGGCCTcttcaatatttaaataaaataatttcttaGCTGGCTCTATTGGTACAATTGTTTGTGTGGAATTTGCAACAAACAGCCTACAACATAAAGTAAACCTGAGAGTAAGAAATACACCATGCCTGAAATGGTTCAGTCACCACCGGGCATGGCATGGCTggaacaaaatataaaagtgcATTTGTTGATGGCTTTTACCTTTCTTCCATTCAGATCAAGTTGTCGTGAAACCACCCAAAATCCTCTCTCCAGCCAACAAGGAGCAGTTTGCAGATGAAGGTATGAACACCATGATTTTGTTAAAGCAAATAAGACGATTCATGATTTGACTAAACCatctccgtcactctgacatctctccgttagtgcatgtccacaggatcctgtttgtgcatgtgtatctatttcagcctgtgtgtgtgttgcatgacttacagagtgtaaaaacagaaattccccttgcgggatcaataaagttaatcttaataaTCTTAAAGCAAATAAGACGATTCATGATTTGACTAAACCACTAACATCTTAGCTTGTCTGACTGATAacgagtgtttgtgttgttttaataagATATATTTAAATGGTTATAAGTGTACTCTACCTAGCTGAATCAAGGAAGAATTGTAGGTGCTTGGGTAACTTTCATTAGGATTCACTAAAAAGTCAAGTGAGTGATTTGAAAAATTGTGTTACTGGTGGATTATGATAAACATCAGAATGGAATAAAAATGAGTTATCAAAGTGAAAAGCTGTACTCCCactgtcaaaaatgttaaatcatTTAGTAAACATAAGAAAGATTACATGCTTTGTCTTGTCTTTGATGAATGAAAAGAGCTGTAAAAGTTGTAATGTGCATGCAAGGTGTTGTCCAGGCAGTATCCAAAAGTCTTCTGCACAAACTACTGTACAGAGACAATTTATTGAATGTACAGAGATTGATTCAATTAACTGTCCATTTAAGGGTTTGTCAGACTTCTGGGGGCTAATTGCACTTATCatagctcactttggtcaaagGTTTCAGGAAAATGAGTGTAGAACACCTCTTgttatctgaaaaataaatcaagatggaatacataaaataaactaggagctggtctgcAAACAAGAGGCGAGTGACAACAAGGCAGCTATGCTTTCTTAGTTGTTGCTTGGCTCTGGACCTTGGTGAAAGTGTCATGTCGCGGCGATCTGACAAACACCATCTTCAGCCTCCCTGAGCCAATCAGACATAGCTGCAGTACCTCCTGTTCCCAACCAGCTCTTATATTAActtaagaaagaaaataaaaaacaaagatctgtCTGTAACAGTattgtttggcttttttttcttgttcatgTAATTTATCCCAGAGATTTAAATGGCCTCTTTCAATACAAAGCAGGACAGAGTTAAATGATATATTGGAGACTAATAAAGCGCTGTTAAACTTTTCAGTATGGTAAAGCCAATGAAGGGTGAGGGTCTCTCTTGattcttttaatttttaattttattcagGACTTGAGATCAAGCTGAACTGCTCAGTGTTGTGTGGAAAAAATGTGGGAAATGACTGCCAAGCTACCTGGCAAATTGATGGGAGCCCTATCAGTCAGATTGATGGATACAATCTCACCACCAAAAGGTAAGACCAATTAACAAAAGATATCACACAACGTACTAACATAGTGTTTGAAATGGACAACAAATGTTACATTTAGGCATAACTATACAATTCTATAATTccacaattcatttagcagacgcttttatcgaAAGCagtgtacatcagagagtaagaacaacacaagcaacgatctagaaaagaggaaacaacgtcagtactgtaagtgcaaatgaacagctttaagttCGATCGGCCACACAGGTGCCGACAGGCAATGCTCaaaggcaaagcacaacatcgacagctgttctagagagttctaatcagcatcaaaaccatcctaaaatcATGATTAttcatcaaaaccatcctaaaatcATGATTATccaacaaaaccatcgtcatcatcatcgtcatcaatAATTTAATTAAGTGCATCTTGTTAGAGACTTGGAGCCCTGTTGTGAATGTTGCATCATAATGAACAGTGCACACATTCACAAGCATTCATAATTCAAAATCAAGTGAAACCAAGCACATAGAATCACTTGTTTATTGTGTACAGATGCTGCTATGGAAAGACCATCAATATTAATCCACTCATACACATTAATACGCCGCCAccaaagcagaaggagcaacttggggttaagtgttttgccggAGGACACATACCAACCCcagaccttccggttgagagacgacttcACCCCTTGTACCTAACATCAATTAATTGATGTAAACCCTGTGTCCTTTGTTAGAGAGGAGCCTGCAGATGGTACGACTGTCACTGCAATCCTGACCATCAAAAGAGTTTCTGCTAAAGATTTCCTGGCTGAATTTACATGTACAGTTCATGGAGGTTTCGAACCAGCAAGTGCAACTTTAACTCTGAAGCCGAAAGGTGAGTGAGAAAATCATTGATTATTTTCTATCAAATGCAAACAGCTCTTTTCATCGCACATCACGCTCCATGGCTGAAAAGCTCAAATGCTAATGTAGCTACTGCTGTAATTACAAAatgttaacttaaaaaaaaaacaatggaaagAAAGAAGCTGTAGGactaaagttaaaaacagatctgaCAGCCTATTTACTACAGATAGACCACATTAGCATTCATCCATTTACTTGCCAACAGTGCCATTAGGACCTGGCATTTAGGGCATATATTCCTTGATAAGAGTCATGTAAGCTAGCTGTCATTTTAGCTAACAGTCTAGCTAAAAGTTAAGTTAAATAGAAGCAGTGGCAGCTGGTGAATTGTTCTCAGGGGGAGTGGGCACTATTTCTCACAGAAAGACCAGAAAGTATATCTCAGTTCATTACCTTGATGTCAACACATACTGAAAAATGCCATTAACTGGCTAACAAAATTTGCATCTTCATTATTTTGACTGAGGTAACAATCTACGTTGCTTCACATACTCAACAAACAACACCATATGCACTTTTACTTACGGGCATACACTTTTGGAGACAAAACTCACAGAAAACTGCTGCTCTGATCCATCTTTATAAACTGTCAATCCGTCTGATCCGGTGACGCTGCATGACTCACTCTATATGCCTCAGTTCATGGGACGTATCCCTCTGCTGACTCCTTTTGGGTGGTAGTGTGTAATGCGATCATGGACACATTTTTCCGGGGCCGGAGAAGCTCCTATGTCTCATattgaattgatttaaaaaatagattgttttaactttaaatatggCCTGATGTCTGTGTAATTTTCATCTATTCAGTTTTTGATCACTCAGGAAGCAGTGAGATGACAATGACTTTTTTGAATAcctattttttctttatttgcaaAGTCTACCTGGAACAAAGTCATCAGAATGCATGACATCTGAGAAAAACTGCTGCAATCATTTGTTGTGTCTGtccttatatttatttttaaatgtgaatattgaaagttttttttttttcttgaatgtgctaaattcttccttttaaacctccctttttatcattttgtgtttgtttcctaGAGTCTAAAACTCCACTTATCATTGGAGCATTGAGTGTGTTGTTCTTCTGCGTCTTTGCCGCCGTACTGATTAAGTACTTTGCCATTGACCTCGCTCTCCTCTTCAGACCGTACTTCACACTTGCTCTTAACAATAAAGGTAAGGAGGAGAAGTCAGAAAACGTGAACAATTTTGTAAGGTGTTCTCATTATTTCTTTTGCTCTAAATAACAGTGTGTAGCACCACCatacttttacatttctgttcatgttcatgaagttgtgtttttagtAAAGCTTGGACAGTTCAAGTCTACAGTAGCTTTACCCCCATTTCCCCTAgatttatgctaagctaaatgaATCAGGTACTTCTAAGGAAACAATCCCTCTTTTGCAAATCAAAGTTAGTTTGCAGGTTTGGGTTGTAGTAGGCTAATTCAAAGTCTGGATCACAACTTCtgtaaaaaatctttaaatttgGATCCAGAATAAAGGTAACCCTACTTCTTGAAGCTAGCGGTTAAGTTAGCCGCTAAACCCCAAAACATTTCCAATAGAATTGTCTTTCATGAATTGTGGAAGTATTTGTACATAGTTTTGAATTACTCCAACCCTAATGGTTTTGGTTACACATTCTGGCCCATCTTACAAAGCAAATAGACATAAAATAGACATAATTACTGACAGCACTATTAATCACTGAGACAATGTGTCTAACCAGGGAGAataattcttgtgtttttaaaacaatgggACAATGACACAAGCTTTTCCTGGCatgtgcctttttaaaaaaaacacacatgggtGAGGTTACCTtgagttcaaataaaactaacaCAAACTACAATGTGCACTTCTGTAGCATTTGATTTACACAGGAAGAGAGCAACGCCCGATTTTTCCAGAATAATTTCCTCCTTGGGTTTGTCCAGCAATCTGTTTTTAATGGCACAGCTCGGCTTTTAAATGAAGCATACAGATGTGCTAAATAGAGAAGCTTATTTTTCACAACTTAACCACCAAAACTTTTAGGGAAAAGGAGATGTAAAGAATCTCTAAAGCCGAGTCATGTGAGAGGTTGagctgtttggatgttttttgatttaaaaaaaagaaagaaaagaaagcgaacccaaaattacattttgaggAATTCTGCAGCAAGGACTGGGAGCTGCTCTTGGTCACATGCATGGTGCAAACAAGGCCTAGATGTGTGGGAACCCAATACCACTGATTAACCTGCCAATAGGACTTCAGCTCTGTAGACAAAGAGCAAAACAGAGAGTGAACTGAACAGGGCGTCTTCATTGGTCACTGACTTTAAAAAGAAGGGTGTGTTTACAGGGTGGGTCACAACGGTCTTAGCTGAGGAAAAAAACTGTCAGAAGCTTGAAACCTAGAAAAAATAAGACTCATGCCCCATGAATAATTCTACATGGACAGGGTTTATCCATAAGGCCGTAAGAAACAGTTATAATTTGTCAATAAATATCAtgaatttgtttgtatttttttcagatgGGAGGGTCTTCGATGCCTACGTAGTTTATCAAACACAGAACCTGGACAATCCCTCTGAAGACACATTCAGTCTTTTTGTCACAAAGAATTTGCCCTCCGTCCTCGAGGAAAAGTGTGGATATCGACTTTTTATCCAGGGGAGGGATGACATACCTGGAGAAGGTCAGCAttacagttattttttattttttttatattttggacAAACAAGTCCAAATTAAGTTGCTTGAATATGTTTTAAAGACATGTGTCCATCAATATGAGTTCCCCTCTTTGTTTCGAATGAAAAGGGTTCAACATCATCGTAGAAATTGCCTTTTTTAGTTTTAGTACTTACAACTTTTATTCAATTTTATTCCTGTAACCTTGCCTGAATTCAACTCTCTTCTTTGATTAGGATTATCTCGATTTTCTTTTTGGTCAAAGTCATCCCAATCCTACTGAGAAGTTTTGAACAATACAAACTCAAGTTTTTGGGCGCCGGTGGCTGAGTGGTCGTTTTTTTTGCGAGCCCCAAGTATAGAGCCTGTAGTCCTTGaagtgggcggcctgggttcgaatcccacctttggctccttttccgcatgtcattacCACTCTCGCTCTTCCTGATTTctcactctatccactctccacAAGAGCCTATAAATAAATCTGAAGCCGAATTTCAGATAAAAACCAAGATTGGATTATTTGATTTTACCCACTGTTgtaacccccctcccccttcttttATTTCTATTAAACCATTTTCTGGATTTGATCCAATCATTTCAACCGATCAGTTCACTTT
Encoded proteins:
- the il1rl1 gene encoding interleukin-1 receptor type 1 isoform X2, whose protein sequence is MDSSRLLFSVFFLLITTSDCSDTDELQCNDMDNEIFHRLEGEAFYFLPYVLMDGNIPDENITWHKNNSEEISNNEDRMVHYHGGALFFLNLQIEDSGFYTAQHRTSSGECFNYHLKLVVFDKSHANTEVLFRTVSGGSKNRKIPCPDNVKETCSVFRGKLSWEKDSNIFPDEHGAQLWIMDVDKSQEGIYTCVCTWKHHEKEYKTSGSRKLEVEDTDELQCNDMDNEIFHQLEGEAFYFLPYVLMDGNIPDENITWHKNNSEEISNNEDRMVHYHGGALFFLNLQIEDSGFYTAQHRTSSGECLNYHLELVVFDKSHANTEVLFHTVSGGSKNRKIPCPDNVKETCSVFGGKLLWEKDSNIFPDEHDAQLWIMDVDKSQEGIYTCVCTWKHHEKEYKTSGSRKLEVEDQVVVKPPKILSPANKEQFADEGLEIKLNCSVLCGKNVGNDCQATWQIDGSPISQIDGYNLTTKREEPADGTTVTAILTIKRVSAKDFLAEFTCTVHGGFEPASATLTLKPKESKTPLIIGALSVLFFCVFAAVLIKYFAIDLALLFRPYFTLALNNKDGRVFDAYVVYQTQNLDNPSEDTFSLFVTKNLPSVLEEKCGYRLFIQGRDDIPGEDRLELVEDRMNQSRRLMVILTPGSESESSPTSPQNSVIGGFDWQVGLHHALVQREMNVILIQLGDMGPEGYAHLPPGLQHLIHKSAPIKWPEDSRGASAYNSRFWKRVRYLMPVTPAKKDCQSLII